TTACGACGAGGCGGACAACAACCGCATCGTCGGCTACGCGCTGGCCGGGTTCGGCCCGAACGCGGATCTCAGCGCGCTCGACTACTCGCACGGGGTCATCTGCTCGGTCGCGGTCCGCCCCAGCGTGGGGCGCAAGCACCTCGGTGTGGACCTCGTCAAGAAGTGCGAAGAGTACCTGACGAAGCGCGGCGCAACGACCCTCCGTGCCGGCCCCGTGTGGCCCTACTGCCCATTCGGGTTCGGGCTGTACGGGGGGACGAACTGCCCGGGGTTCCTCGCATCGGACCCCGCCGCGGACCCGTTCTTTCGCTCGCTGGGCTACGAACCGGCCGGCACCACGCTCGTGTTCCAGAAGAAGCTGGATTCCCCGCTGTCGATCCCGGACGCGCGGTTCAGTATGCTGCGGAAGCGGTACGAAACGCAGGTGATGCGCGCCGCGGGCGTGCCGAGCTGGTGGCACGAGTGCGTTTGGGGCACGCTGGACCCGGTCGAGTTCCGCGTGGTCGATAAGCTCGCGAGCAACTTCATCGCGGCCCGGGCGATCGTGTGGGAACTCGAGGGCTACGGCTGGCGCTGGGGGTTCCCGTCGGCCGGCATTCTTGACGTGCAGGTGCGCCAGGATTTGCGAAAGCAGGGGATCGCCAAGCTCCTGGTTTCGCAGATCTTGCGGTTCCTGCAGGACCAGTTCTTCGGCATCTGCGAGTTCCACGCCCCGGCCGATCAGCCCGCCCTCGTCGGCCTGTGCCGCTCCGCGACGCTCGAACACGTGGACACCGGAACGACGTATCTGAAGAAGGTGTGAGGGCCGGCGCTCCTCCGCTCCGCGAGCGGGCGCGGTCCACCAACAACGCGAGGGCACCCATGACACTCTTCACGCGCCTCCTCTTCGCGGCGGTCCTGTGCGCGCTGGTGACCGCGCCCATCAACGCCGGGAAGTACAACAAGAAGCTCAACATCGGCGACGCGGCCCCGACGTGGGAGAAGCTCGAAGGCACGGACGGCAAGAAGCACGCGCTCGCCGACTGGAAGGACAAGGACGTGCTCGTTGTGGTGTTCACCTGCAACAGTTGCATCGTCGCGGAGGGCTACGAGGACCGGCTGATCGCGTTCGCCGCGGAGTGCAACAAGGCCGACAGCAAGGTGGGGTTCGTTGCGATCAACGTGAACACCGGCAAGGCGGACGCGCTGCCCGCCATGAAGGAGCGCGCCGCCAAGAAGAAGTTCGGCTTCACCTACCTGTACGACCCGACGCAGAAGACCGCGCTCGCCTACGGCGCGATGTTCACGCCCGAGTGCTTCGTGCTGAACAAGGACCGCAAGGTGGTTTACATGGGGGCGTTCGATGACAAGCCGGACGGCGACCCGAAGGTGAAGTTTGTTGAGGATGCCGTGAAGGTCGCGCTCGCGGGTAAAGCGGCTGCGCCCGCTGAAACGCCCGCCGCAGCGGGCTGTAAGATCCGGTTCGATAAGAAGGACGACGACGAGTGAAGTCGCGT
The Gemmata palustris DNA segment above includes these coding regions:
- a CDS encoding GNAT family N-acetyltransferase produces the protein MIAFRRFRNTDPPALADVWNESHTARGSFPLRTPALLERWVFSKPYFDHDGLIVAYDEADNNRIVGYALAGFGPNADLSALDYSHGVICSVAVRPSVGRKHLGVDLVKKCEEYLTKRGATTLRAGPVWPYCPFGFGLYGGTNCPGFLASDPAADPFFRSLGYEPAGTTLVFQKKLDSPLSIPDARFSMLRKRYETQVMRAAGVPSWWHECVWGTLDPVEFRVVDKLASNFIAARAIVWELEGYGWRWGFPSAGILDVQVRQDLRKQGIAKLLVSQILRFLQDQFFGICEFHAPADQPALVGLCRSATLEHVDTGTTYLKKV
- a CDS encoding redoxin domain-containing protein, with protein sequence MTLFTRLLFAAVLCALVTAPINAGKYNKKLNIGDAAPTWEKLEGTDGKKHALADWKDKDVLVVVFTCNSCIVAEGYEDRLIAFAAECNKADSKVGFVAINVNTGKADALPAMKERAAKKKFGFTYLYDPTQKTALAYGAMFTPECFVLNKDRKVVYMGAFDDKPDGDPKVKFVEDAVKVALAGKAAAPAETPAAAGCKIRFDKKDDDE